The following are from one region of the Sphingomonas sp. J315 genome:
- a CDS encoding (2Fe-2S)-binding protein — translation MTKFTVNNQPVAYKLDARTPLLWALRDASNLTGTKYGCGTGDCGACTVDIDGAAVRSCQVTIGAVEGTFVTTIEGLVAEGSHPVQQALLAENVVQCGYCIPGIVMSAAALLRKNRNPSDEEIMGAITNLCRCGVYPRLIEAIGRAARVARGEEEITIDRGIPVETGEE, via the coding sequence ATGACCAAGTTCACCGTCAATAATCAGCCGGTCGCATACAAGCTCGACGCGCGCACGCCCTTGCTATGGGCGCTGCGCGATGCGTCGAACCTGACGGGGACCAAATATGGCTGTGGCACCGGCGATTGCGGGGCGTGCACGGTGGACATCGACGGGGCGGCGGTGCGGTCGTGCCAGGTGACGATCGGCGCGGTCGAGGGGACGTTCGTCACCACGATCGAGGGGCTGGTGGCCGAGGGAAGTCACCCGGTGCAACAGGCACTGCTCGCCGAGAATGTCGTCCAGTGCGGCTATTGCATCCCCGGGATCGTGATGAGCGCGGCGGCGTTGCTCCGCAAGAACCGCAACCCGTCCGACGAGGAGATCATGGGCGCGATCACCAACCTTTGTCGTTGCGGCGTCTATCCCCGGTTGATCGAGGCGATCGGGCGCGCGGCGCGGGTGGCGCGCGGCGAGGAAGAGATTACCATCGATCGCGGCATCCCGGTCGAGACCGGCGAAGAATAG
- a CDS encoding class II aldolase/adducin family protein — MATATADRPRVVSDVEWEARQQLAAAYRVFDMLGWSEMIYNHITLKVPGEDHAFLINPFGLHFSEVKASNLVKIDIDGNKLDDSPYPVNRAGFVQHAVFHRNLPDVHCIMHTHTTAGMAVSSLEGGLQPINFYACNFAGQIAYHDFEGVTVRDEEGERLVANLGDKRMLLLRNHGIVAMGRTLPEAFIKHWSLQRACEIQLATLSMGKPLTVPPEVVAVHQRDLHLAQVPGGPGAADFAAMVRLVDRVDTSWRE, encoded by the coding sequence ATGGCCACCGCCACTGCCGACCGCCCCCGCGTCGTTTCCGATGTCGAATGGGAGGCGCGCCAGCAGCTCGCCGCCGCTTATCGCGTGTTCGACATGCTCGGTTGGTCCGAGATGATCTACAACCATATCACGCTGAAGGTGCCGGGCGAGGATCACGCGTTCCTGATCAACCCGTTCGGGCTGCATTTCAGCGAGGTGAAGGCGTCGAACCTGGTCAAGATCGACATCGACGGCAACAAGCTCGACGACAGCCCCTATCCGGTCAATCGCGCGGGGTTCGTCCAGCATGCGGTGTTCCATCGCAACCTGCCCGATGTGCATTGCATCATGCACACCCACACGACGGCGGGGATGGCGGTGAGCAGCCTGGAGGGCGGGTTGCAGCCGATCAATTTCTACGCGTGCAACTTCGCCGGGCAGATCGCCTATCATGATTTCGAGGGCGTGACGGTGCGCGACGAGGAGGGCGAACGGCTGGTCGCCAATCTGGGCGACAAGCGCATGCTGCTGCTGCGCAACCACGGCATCGTCGCTATGGGGCGGACGCTGCCCGAGGCTTTCATCAAGCATTGGTCGCTGCAACGCGCGTGCGAGATCCAGCTGGCAACTTTGTCCATGGGCAAGCCGCTGACCGTGCCGCCGGAGGTGGTCGCGGTGCACCAGCGCGACCTGCATCTGGCGCAGGTTCCGGGCGGGCCGGGCGCGGCGGACTTTGCGGCGATGGTGCGGCTGGTGGATCGGGTGGATACCAGCTGGCGCGAATAG
- a CDS encoding LysR family transcriptional regulator, producing MIERYLLRYFLAVVDSGTFTAAAAQANVSQPTLSAGIAKLEREAGAKLFRRSSQRVELTEAGAQFAVHARRIEREFNLAQAAISGIAQPATLRLGVLTTIASAEVARLVARLRAEAPGLAIELVEGNAGALAQHLARGRIELALTAVQGDAGSEVEALRSEPYLLALPVTHALAAETALPGEALAGETMIVRRSCEALPETSRYFTRRGIRPSFALRTPNDDRALAMVAAGLGATVVPASHRHPGVANPALIGFDLRRTLVLVRGEDAREGMAAVVEAVRGVFGASCVEGG from the coding sequence ATGATCGAACGCTATTTGCTGCGCTATTTCCTTGCCGTCGTCGATAGCGGCACCTTCACCGCCGCCGCCGCGCAGGCGAATGTCTCGCAGCCGACCCTGTCGGCGGGGATCGCCAAGCTGGAGCGGGAGGCGGGGGCGAAGCTGTTCCGGCGGAGCAGCCAGCGGGTCGAGCTGACCGAGGCGGGCGCGCAGTTCGCGGTGCATGCGCGGCGGATCGAGCGCGAATTCAACCTGGCGCAGGCGGCGATCAGCGGGATCGCGCAGCCCGCGACGCTGCGGCTGGGGGTGCTGACGACGATCGCCAGCGCCGAGGTCGCACGGCTGGTGGCGCGGCTGCGCGCCGAGGCGCCGGGACTGGCGATCGAGCTGGTCGAGGGGAATGCCGGGGCGCTGGCGCAGCATCTGGCGCGCGGGCGGATCGAACTGGCGCTGACCGCTGTGCAGGGCGATGCGGGCAGCGAGGTCGAAGCGCTGCGCAGCGAACCCTATCTGCTCGCACTACCCGTCACCCATGCGCTTGCGGCCGAGACAGCGCTGCCGGGCGAGGCGCTGGCGGGGGAGACGATGATCGTGCGGCGCAGTTGCGAGGCGCTGCCGGAGACGAGCCGCTACTTCACCCGGCGCGGCATCCGCCCCAGCTTTGCGCTGCGCACGCCGAACGACGACCGCGCGCTGGCGATGGTCGCGGCGGGGCTGGGCGCGACGGTGGTGCCGGCTTCGCACCGGCATCCGGGAGTGGCCAATCCGGCGCTGATTGGGTTCGACCTGCGGCGGACGCTGGTGCTGGTGCGGGGGGAGGATGCGCGCGAGGGGATGGCGGCGGTTGTGGAGGCGGTGCGGGGGGTGTTTGGGGCGAGTTGTGTTGAGGGCGGGTGA
- a CDS encoding acetyl/propionyl/methylcrotonyl-CoA carboxylase subunit alpha, with protein MIQSLLIANRGEIACRIIRTARQLGIRTVAVYSDADANALHVRSADEAVHIGASPARDSYLIGERIIAAAKQTGAEAIHPGYGFLSENAEFAEAVQAAGLIWVGPNPDSIRAMGLKDAAKKLMQDARVPVTPGYLGEDQSPDRLQAEADRIGYPVLIKAVAGGGGKGMRRVDAAADFADALASCQREAASSFGNTQVLIEKYILAPRHIEVQVFGDSHGNIVHLFERDCSMQRRHQKVIEEAPAPGMDNATRFAVCDAAVKAARAVNYVGAGTIEFIADASQGLHADRIWFMEMNTRLQVEHPVTEAITGVDLVEWQLRVASGEPLPLRQEELAINGHAIEARLYAEDPAKGFLPSTGKLEVLDFHGDARVDTGVEAGSTISPFYDPMIAKLISHDDTREHAIARLRTELNYLTVWPVRTNAGFLHRLLDDMDFRAAQLDTGLIERRGEALLIDPLPGAADLTRALSWLDSDPSSDTYLIARGLEGFRLNRTAETRRAVSVNGARVAFDIDGGESFAHFHLHPNDGAALLVFEGATFRVTADRTEGGAGGAAGDGAILAPMPGRIVSVEVTEGQTVTAGQKLLVLEAMKMEQALLAPFDGVVETLSATPGAQVQVDALLAKVVKV; from the coding sequence ATGATCCAATCCCTCCTCATCGCCAACCGTGGCGAGATCGCGTGCCGCATCATCCGCACCGCGCGGCAACTCGGCATCCGCACCGTCGCGGTCTATTCCGACGCCGACGCCAACGCGCTCCACGTCCGCAGCGCGGACGAGGCGGTGCACATCGGCGCGTCCCCCGCCCGCGACTCCTACCTGATCGGCGAGCGCATCATCGCGGCGGCCAAACAGACCGGCGCCGAAGCCATCCACCCCGGCTACGGCTTCCTCTCCGAAAATGCGGAGTTCGCCGAGGCCGTCCAGGCCGCCGGCCTCATCTGGGTCGGCCCCAACCCCGACAGCATCCGCGCCATGGGCCTCAAGGACGCGGCCAAGAAGCTGATGCAGGACGCCCGCGTCCCCGTCACGCCGGGCTATCTCGGCGAAGACCAGTCGCCCGATCGCCTGCAAGCCGAAGCCGACCGCATCGGCTACCCCGTGCTCATCAAGGCGGTCGCGGGCGGCGGGGGCAAGGGGATGCGCCGCGTCGACGCCGCCGCCGACTTCGCCGACGCGCTCGCCAGTTGCCAGCGTGAGGCGGCGTCCTCGTTCGGCAACACCCAGGTGCTGATCGAAAAATACATCCTCGCCCCGCGCCATATCGAGGTGCAGGTGTTCGGCGACAGCCATGGCAACATCGTCCACCTGTTCGAACGCGACTGTTCGATGCAGCGCCGCCACCAGAAAGTGATCGAGGAAGCCCCCGCGCCCGGCATGGACAACGCCACCCGCTTCGCCGTGTGCGACGCCGCGGTAAAGGCCGCCCGCGCGGTCAACTATGTCGGCGCCGGCACGATCGAGTTCATCGCCGACGCGTCGCAGGGCCTGCACGCCGACCGCATCTGGTTCATGGAAATGAACACGCGGCTTCAGGTCGAACATCCGGTGACCGAGGCGATCACCGGGGTCGATCTGGTCGAGTGGCAATTGCGCGTCGCGAGCGGAGAGCCGCTCCCGCTGCGGCAGGAGGAACTCGCGATCAACGGCCACGCGATTGAAGCGCGGCTCTATGCCGAGGACCCGGCCAAGGGGTTCCTGCCGAGCACGGGGAAGCTCGAAGTCCTCGATTTCCACGGCGACGCGCGCGTCGATACCGGGGTGGAGGCGGGATCGACCATCTCGCCATTCTACGACCCGATGATCGCCAAGCTGATCAGTCATGACGACACGCGCGAGCATGCGATCGCGCGGCTGCGCACCGAATTGAACTACCTGACCGTGTGGCCGGTCCGGACCAATGCCGGCTTCCTCCACCGCCTCCTCGACGACATGGATTTCCGTGCGGCACAGCTCGATACCGGTCTGATCGAACGGCGCGGCGAAGCGCTGCTGATCGACCCGCTCCCGGGCGCGGCGGACCTGACCCGCGCGCTGTCCTGGCTCGACAGCGACCCGTCCTCCGACACCTATCTCATCGCGCGCGGATTGGAGGGCTTCCGCCTCAATCGCACCGCCGAGACCCGGCGCGCGGTCAGCGTCAACGGGGCGCGGGTGGCGTTCGACATCGATGGTGGCGAGTCCTTCGCGCACTTCCACCTCCACCCCAATGACGGCGCGGCGCTGCTGGTGTTCGAAGGCGCAACCTTCCGCGTCACCGCCGACCGCACCGAAGGCGGAGCAGGGGGTGCCGCCGGCGACGGCGCGATCCTCGCCCCGATGCCCGGCCGCATCGTCTCGGTCGAGGTGACCGAGGGCCAGACCGTCACTGCGGGCCAGAAGCTGCTGGTGCTGGAGGCGATGAAGATGGAACAGGCGCTGCTCGCCCCGTTCGACGGCGTGGTAGAGACGCTGAGTGCAACTCCCGGCGCGCAGGTGCAGGTCGATGCGCTGCTGGCGAAGGTGGTGAAGGTCTAG
- a CDS encoding response regulator, with product MNILFIEDDPMNRRVVRDMLNVAGATMAEAEHAEAGLNMIEAGDYDVILVDLRMPGMDGIEAIERIRARGDAKAELPIIVVTADTAVDLRERCLAAGADEVLFKPVAMDALFDTIGRVLALRSGDDMIL from the coding sequence ATGAATATTCTTTTCATCGAGGATGATCCGATGAACCGCCGCGTGGTGCGCGACATGCTGAATGTCGCCGGTGCCACGATGGCGGAAGCCGAGCACGCCGAAGCTGGTCTCAACATGATCGAGGCCGGCGATTACGACGTGATTCTGGTCGACCTGCGCATGCCGGGCATGGACGGGATCGAGGCGATCGAGCGCATCCGCGCGCGCGGCGATGCCAAGGCCGAACTGCCCATCATCGTGGTCACGGCAGACACCGCTGTCGACCTGCGCGAACGCTGCCTTGCGGCGGGGGCCGATGAAGTGCTGTTCAAGCCGGTGGCGATGGACGCCTTGTTCGACACGATCGGCCGGGTGCTGGCGCTGCGCAGCGGCGACGACATGATTCTGTGA
- a CDS encoding DMT family protein produces MATILLLIASNVFMTIAWYWHLGKGGLEKPLLTVILISWLVAGVEYCFAVPANRVGFLAGWTPGQLKIAQEAIALTVFGVFMVAVLGEALHWRHFAAFACIMAGVAFLFVGK; encoded by the coding sequence ATGGCGACTATCCTGCTGCTGATCGCGTCGAATGTGTTCATGACGATCGCCTGGTACTGGCATCTCGGCAAAGGCGGGCTGGAGAAGCCGTTGCTGACCGTGATCCTGATCTCATGGCTGGTCGCCGGGGTCGAATATTGCTTTGCGGTGCCGGCGAACCGGGTCGGTTTCCTGGCCGGATGGACGCCGGGCCAGCTCAAGATCGCGCAGGAGGCGATCGCGCTCACCGTGTTCGGCGTGTTCATGGTCGCGGTGCTGGGCGAGGCGCTGCACTGGCGCCATTTCGCGGCGTTCGCGTGCATCATGGCGGGGGTCGCGTTCCTGTTCGTCGGGAAATAG
- a CDS encoding TMEM165/GDT1 family protein: MEPFLTSTAVVALAEIGDKTQLLAILLATRFKRPLPIVAGILVATLANHFLAALVGQQAAALLEGAWFRYLIAASFIAMAAWTLVPDKIDDLEDKPARFGAFLTTTIAFFIVEMGDKTQIATVALGARFAEVGWVTAGTTLGMMLANVPAVYLGNELVKRVPMRTVRIIAASLFLAIGVWVLVQTLRG; encoded by the coding sequence GTGGAACCCTTCCTCACCTCCACCGCCGTGGTCGCGCTCGCCGAAATCGGCGACAAGACGCAGTTGCTCGCGATCTTGCTCGCGACGCGGTTCAAGCGGCCATTGCCGATCGTCGCCGGCATCCTCGTCGCGACGCTCGCCAACCATTTCCTCGCGGCGCTTGTGGGGCAACAGGCCGCGGCGCTGCTGGAGGGGGCATGGTTCCGCTACCTGATCGCCGCGTCCTTCATCGCGATGGCGGCGTGGACCCTGGTCCCCGACAAGATCGACGATCTCGAGGACAAGCCCGCGCGCTTCGGCGCGTTCCTCACCACCACCATCGCCTTCTTCATCGTCGAGATGGGCGACAAGACCCAGATCGCGACCGTCGCGCTCGGCGCGCGCTTTGCCGAGGTCGGCTGGGTCACGGCGGGAACGACGCTGGGCATGATGCTGGCGAACGTCCCCGCGGTCTATCTCGGCAACGAACTGGTGAAGCGCGTTCCGATGCGCACCGTCCGGATCATCGCGGCTTCGCTGTTCCTCGCGATCGGCGTGTGGGTGCTGGTCCAGACGCTGCGGGGTTAG
- a CDS encoding 2OG-Fe(II) oxygenase yields the protein MSIFSRSKSPAGSISRARASQAVTARIEANPGMRRAKVDAAQIYYHPGFLSDAECDALIRMIDANRRPSTLLSQSDDPNFRTSESCDMDRWSPDVRPIDERMAALLGLPPENGETMQGQRYAPGQQFRAHYDWFNEQQDYWPAMKASGGQRTWTAMIYLNDVEEGGATWFPQAGVRVAPKRGLLLAWNNMKPDGSPNTGTLHEGTPVVKGVKYIITKWFREHAWINMPIKTY from the coding sequence ATGAGCATCTTTTCGCGTTCCAAGAGTCCCGCCGGATCGATCAGTCGCGCGCGCGCCAGCCAGGCGGTCACCGCGCGGATCGAGGCCAATCCCGGCATGCGCCGCGCCAAGGTCGACGCCGCGCAGATCTATTACCATCCCGGGTTCCTGAGCGACGCCGAGTGCGATGCGCTGATCCGAATGATCGACGCCAATCGCCGTCCTTCGACCTTGCTGTCGCAGTCGGACGACCCCAATTTCCGTACCAGCGAGAGCTGCGACATGGACCGCTGGTCGCCCGACGTCCGGCCGATCGACGAGCGCATGGCGGCTCTGCTGGGCCTTCCGCCCGAAAATGGCGAGACGATGCAGGGCCAGCGCTATGCCCCCGGCCAGCAGTTTCGCGCGCATTATGACTGGTTCAACGAACAGCAGGATTACTGGCCGGCGATGAAGGCGTCGGGCGGCCAGCGGACCTGGACGGCGATGATCTACCTTAACGATGTCGAGGAGGGCGGCGCGACCTGGTTCCCGCAGGCCGGCGTGCGCGTCGCGCCCAAGCGTGGCCTGTTGCTCGCTTGGAACAATATGAAGCCCGACGGATCGCCGAACACTGGCACGCTGCACGAGGGGACGCCGGTGGTGAAGGGCGTCAAATACATCATCACCAAATGGTTTCGCGAGCACGCCTGGATCAACATGCCGATCAAGACATATTGA
- a CDS encoding AbgT family transporter, which yields MFNWSNVGPIIAINGAEALQTFALPAPILLVSVLLLSSFLDLFIGSASAKWSALAPVVVPMFMLLGISPEMTTAAYRMGDSYTNIMTPLMSYFPLILAFARRWDGSFGVGSLLALMLPYALTFMALGISMVVAWVALDLPLGPGAGVFYTPPTGV from the coding sequence ATGTTCAACTGGTCCAATGTCGGCCCGATCATCGCGATCAACGGGGCAGAGGCGCTGCAGACCTTCGCGCTCCCCGCGCCGATCCTGCTCGTCAGCGTGCTGCTGCTCTCGTCCTTCCTCGACCTGTTCATCGGTTCGGCCAGCGCCAAATGGAGCGCGCTCGCGCCGGTCGTCGTCCCGATGTTCATGCTGCTCGGCATCAGCCCGGAAATGACCACCGCCGCCTATCGCATGGGCGACAGCTACACCAACATCATGACCCCGTTGATGAGCTATTTTCCGCTGATCCTCGCCTTTGCGCGCCGCTGGGACGGGTCGTTCGGGGTGGGATCGCTGCTCGCGCTGATGCTGCCCTATGCGCTGACCTTCATGGCGCTCGGCATTTCGATGGTGGTCGCCTGGGTCGCGCTCGATCTGCCGCTCGGGCCGGGGGCAGGGGTGTTCTACACGCCGCCGACGGGCGTTTGA
- a CDS encoding isovaleryl-CoA dehydrogenase: MPQMDFALGETADMIRETTERFAREQIAPLAARIDADDWFPRDELWSAMGELGLHGITIAEEDGGLGLGYLEHVIACEEVSRASASIGLSYGAHSNLCVNQIGRWANAEQKAKYLPKLISGEHVGSLAMSEAGAGSDVVSMKLRAEHKGDRYILNGTKFWITNAAYADVLVVYAKTGEGSRGITTFIIEKGMKGFEIGQKIDKMGMRGSPTAELVFTDCEVPEENVMGPLNGGVGVLMSGLDYERTVLSGIQLGIMQACLDVVLPYLRERKQFGQAIGSFQLMQAKVADMYVALNSARAYVYAVARACDAGKTTRFDAAGAILLASENAFKVAGEAVQALGGAGYTKDWPVERFLRDAKLLDIGAGTNEIRRMLIGRELVGAV; this comes from the coding sequence CTGCCCCAGATGGATTTCGCGCTGGGCGAAACCGCCGACATGATCCGCGAGACCACCGAGCGGTTCGCGCGCGAGCAGATCGCCCCGCTCGCCGCGCGCATCGACGCCGATGACTGGTTCCCGCGCGACGAACTCTGGTCCGCCATGGGCGAACTCGGCCTGCACGGCATCACCATCGCGGAGGAGGATGGCGGCCTCGGCCTCGGCTATCTCGAACATGTCATCGCGTGTGAGGAAGTCAGCCGCGCCTCGGCCTCGATCGGCCTGTCCTACGGCGCGCACTCCAACCTGTGCGTCAACCAGATCGGCCGCTGGGCCAACGCCGAGCAGAAGGCGAAATACCTGCCCAAGCTGATCAGCGGCGAACATGTCGGCAGCCTCGCCATGTCCGAAGCCGGCGCGGGCTCGGACGTCGTCAGCATGAAGCTGCGCGCGGAGCACAAGGGCGACCGCTATATCCTCAACGGCACCAAATTCTGGATCACCAACGCGGCCTATGCCGATGTCCTGGTCGTCTATGCCAAGACCGGCGAGGGGTCGCGCGGCATCACCACCTTCATCATCGAAAAGGGGATGAAGGGCTTCGAGATCGGGCAGAAGATCGACAAGATGGGGATGCGCGGATCGCCCACCGCCGAACTCGTCTTCACCGATTGCGAAGTGCCGGAAGAGAATGTCATGGGCCCGCTCAACGGCGGCGTCGGCGTGCTGATGTCGGGCCTCGACTACGAGCGCACCGTGCTGTCGGGCATTCAGCTCGGCATCATGCAGGCATGCCTCGACGTCGTGCTGCCCTATCTGCGCGAGCGCAAGCAGTTCGGCCAGGCGATCGGCAGCTTCCAGCTGATGCAGGCCAAGGTCGCCGACATGTATGTCGCGCTCAATTCCGCCCGCGCCTATGTCTATGCCGTTGCCCGGGCGTGCGACGCGGGCAAGACCACACGCTTCGATGCCGCCGGCGCGATCCTGCTCGCCTCCGAAAACGCCTTCAAGGTCGCGGGCGAGGCGGTGCAGGCGCTGGGCGGCGCGGGCTATACCAAGGACTGGCCGGTCGAGCGCTTCCTGCGCGACGCCAAGCTGCTGGACATCGGCGCGGGGACGAATGAAATTCGCCGCATGCTGATCGGACGGGAGCTTGTGGGAGCCGTATGA
- a CDS encoding ABC transporter ATP-binding protein encodes MTALTLEAITLRRGGRLVLDRIEARFAAGRLTAVIGPNGAGKSSLLEVAAGLLAPESGSVRLGDTPLPALRRQDLARRRAYLPQRVGVDWPISVERVVALGLLPQLPAFGGLPVALLPAIERALAECDLLALRDRPATDLSGGELARVLLARAIVGDPEVLIVDEPTADLDPRHAIDAARRLRARADAGRTVVMAIHDIDLALRIADDVVAVRDGRILAAGPAEAVMTEAMLAELYDVRVRIVRDADGAAIRFLD; translated from the coding sequence ATGACCGCGCTGACCCTTGAGGCGATCACATTGAGGCGCGGCGGGCGGCTGGTGCTCGACAGGATCGAGGCCCGCTTCGCGGCGGGGCGTCTGACCGCCGTGATTGGCCCCAATGGCGCGGGCAAGTCCAGCCTGCTCGAGGTGGCGGCGGGATTGCTCGCGCCCGAAAGCGGCAGTGTTCGGCTGGGCGACACCCCCCTGCCCGCGTTGCGGCGGCAGGATCTGGCGCGACGGCGGGCCTACCTTCCCCAGCGCGTCGGCGTGGATTGGCCGATCAGCGTCGAGCGGGTGGTCGCGCTTGGCCTGCTCCCGCAGTTGCCCGCATTCGGCGGGCTGCCCGTCGCGCTGCTCCCGGCGATCGAGCGTGCGCTGGCCGAATGCGACCTGCTCGCCCTGCGCGACCGACCCGCCACCGACCTGTCGGGCGGCGAGCTGGCCCGCGTGCTGCTCGCCCGCGCGATCGTCGGCGATCCCGAAGTGCTGATCGTCGACGAACCGACCGCCGATCTCGACCCGCGTCACGCGATCGACGCCGCGCGGCGACTGCGCGCGCGGGCCGATGCGGGGCGGACGGTGGTGATGGCGATCCACGATATCGACCTCGCGCTGCGCATCGCCGACGATGTCGTCGCGGTGCGCGACGGGCGCATCCTCGCCGCCGGGCCCGCCGAAGCGGTGATGACCGAGGCGATGCTGGCCGAGCTGTACGATGTCCGCGTGCGGATCGTCCGCGATGCCGATGGCGCGGCGATCCGCTTTCTCGACTAA
- a CDS encoding RcnB family protein: MKKFILAALIGATILTPAAAIAQDRGGREGRGGGQAREQRGEWRQQRQEQRQQRQEQRQERPQFQRQERPQYQPQQRPQAQQPQQQAAPAPQVREPRREFRQERRDDQRDFRQERREDRRDFRQGQVSPQQYRQDRRDDRQDYRGDRRDDRRDYRQDQRRYGDWRDTRQDRRRWDDNRNWNRSWRGDRRYDWSDYRARNRHVYRLPRYYAPRGYHYGYRRFSIGLTIGSMLFAPDYWINDPFYYRLPPAYGPYRWVRYYNDALLVDVRSGYVVDVIYDIFW, encoded by the coding sequence ATGAAGAAGTTTATTCTGGCTGCGCTGATCGGCGCGACCATTTTGACCCCCGCTGCGGCAATCGCACAAGACCGGGGCGGACGCGAGGGACGCGGTGGCGGCCAGGCGCGCGAACAGCGCGGCGAATGGCGGCAGCAGCGCCAGGAGCAGCGCCAGCAGCGTCAGGAGCAGCGCCAGGAGCGCCCGCAGTTCCAGCGTCAGGAGCGTCCGCAATATCAGCCCCAGCAACGTCCGCAGGCCCAGCAGCCGCAGCAGCAGGCCGCCCCTGCCCCGCAGGTTCGTGAACCGCGCCGCGAGTTCCGTCAGGAGCGCCGCGACGACCAGCGCGACTTCCGTCAGGAACGCCGTGAGGATCGCCGCGACTTCCGCCAGGGTCAGGTGAGCCCGCAGCAATACCGTCAGGACCGCCGCGACGACCGGCAGGACTATCGGGGTGACCGGCGTGACGACCGGCGCGACTATCGTCAGGATCAGCGCCGCTATGGCGACTGGCGCGACACGCGGCAGGATCGCCGCAGGTGGGACGATAATCGCAACTGGAACCGCAGCTGGCGGGGCGACCGCCGCTATGACTGGAGCGACTATCGCGCGCGCAACCGGCACGTCTATCGCCTGCCGCGCTATTACGCGCCGCGTGGCTACCATTATGGCTATCGCCGCTTCTCGATCGGCCTGACCATCGGTTCGATGCTTTTCGCGCCGGATTACTGGATCAACGATCCGTTTTACTACCGCCTGCCGCCGGCCTATGGCCCGTATCGCTGGGTGCGCTATTACAATGACGCGCTGCTCGTCGATGTCCGGTCCGGCTATGTCGTCGATGTGATCTACGACATCTTCTGGTAA